From one Brevundimonas sp. PAMC22021 genomic stretch:
- a CDS encoding YjfI family protein, protein MSRLAPASANAASDRIRAWRRARREAGMVKLELWVPEAARADVKAAVHAIVTDSTRGPLLQSLMRPTFNASALSGADRPMDSVIETPWTVPAIKEALEGSPLVREDEMTLRVLEGSDAVLLATMHEYGDLPIYLSVGGAQIVCSVLLWPASEQQDRPAFNEFLLKAQRVVPLSNFAITNVGEEEYYELMGELSCKTTLQTILIELRTLAENAIDATELRETFGAQAAA, encoded by the coding sequence ATGTCTCGTCTTGCACCAGCCTCCGCGAACGCCGCTTCGGATCGCATCCGGGCGTGGCGCCGCGCGCGCCGCGAGGCGGGCATGGTGAAGCTGGAGTTGTGGGTGCCCGAGGCCGCCCGCGCGGATGTCAAGGCGGCGGTGCACGCCATCGTGACGGATTCGACGCGCGGCCCCTTGCTCCAGTCCCTTATGCGTCCGACCTTCAACGCCTCAGCCCTGTCAGGAGCCGACCGACCGATGGATTCCGTGATCGAAACCCCGTGGACCGTGCCTGCGATCAAGGAGGCGCTGGAAGGCTCCCCGCTTGTGCGCGAGGACGAAATGACCCTGCGCGTGCTGGAGGGATCGGACGCCGTGCTGCTGGCGACCATGCACGAATATGGCGACCTGCCGATCTATCTCAGCGTCGGCGGCGCCCAGATCGTCTGCTCGGTCCTCTTATGGCCGGCCTCGGAACAGCAGGATCGGCCCGCCTTCAACGAGTTCCTGCTCAAGGCCCAGCGCGTCGTGCCCTTGTCGAACTTCGCCATCACCAATGTGGGCGAAGAGGAATACTATGAACTGATGGGCGAGCTGTCGTGCAAGACGACGCTGCAGACCATCCTGATCGAACTGCGCACCCTGGCCGAGAACGCCATCGATGCGACCGAACTGCGCGAGACCTTTGGCGCGCAAGCCGCCGCCTGA
- a CDS encoding DUF1190 domain-containing protein yields MSDEQKPLAISRLKRSRTLQVTSLMATASFSLAACGDAPSAPSQVEAAPQPTAAYTSLQECLDANNAPDSECQTAYSEAEKARQADGPRYMSRAECEGTWGPSQCEPTNNGSGGSFFTPLLAGFIIGQALDGGRYRPMYRDQNGRYSNGYGGGYAYRDYRSGRLLTNGRDYDVARQAPTRVQSRTAVVSRGGFGGGGRGFGG; encoded by the coding sequence ATGTCCGATGAACAAAAGCCTCTCGCCATCAGCCGCTTGAAGCGTTCGCGCACGCTGCAGGTGACCAGCCTGATGGCTACGGCCAGCTTCTCGCTGGCGGCCTGCGGAGACGCGCCGTCCGCCCCGTCCCAGGTCGAGGCGGCGCCCCAGCCCACGGCCGCCTATACGTCGCTTCAGGAATGTCTCGACGCCAATAACGCGCCCGACAGCGAGTGCCAGACCGCCTATTCCGAGGCTGAAAAGGCGCGCCAGGCAGATGGACCGCGCTACATGTCGCGCGCGGAATGCGAGGGGACCTGGGGCCCGTCCCAGTGCGAGCCGACCAACAACGGCTCGGGCGGATCGTTCTTCACCCCGCTGCTGGCCGGCTTCATCATCGGCCAGGCGCTGGACGGCGGACGATATCGTCCGATGTACCGTGACCAAAATGGCCGCTACTCCAACGGCTACGGCGGCGGCTACGCCTATCGCGACTATCGCTCGGGCCGGCTGCTGACCAACGGCCGCGACTACGACGTGGCCCGGCAGGCGCCGACGCGGGTTCAGAGCCGCACGGCGGTGGTTTCGCGCGGCGGTTTCGGCGGCGGCGGACGCGGCTTCGGCGGCTGA
- the ligD gene encoding DNA ligase D produces MRGELDTYKAKRNFSATPEPEGRKGSSKAATRRYLIQRHAATRLHYDFRIEHDGVLKSWAVTKAPSRDLKVKRLAVEVEDHPLDYGSFEGTIPKGNYGAGTVQMWDTGSWEPQEPDLDAAFAKGQIKMVLHGERLQGKWALIRMKTDRGKPSKRNNWLLIKERDDFTVEGEGDALMEIDTSITTGRTLAEITEGAPPHTSASTKTAARPKKTRAARAATSSGPRDFLPIQFAKVVDHPPPAKGWAHEIKFDGYRIQIGVGGGRATMRTRKGLDWSDKFPVLATQAASWPEGVVDGELCALGDEGTPDFSALQAAISDGKTDRLIYFAFDLLFDGDEDLRDLPLSHRKARLQAYVDRVGDTGPNLRFVEHFASSGEAVLKSACRMELEGVISKKLDDPYRAGRTASWVKSKCRGRDEVVIGGWSSEGGARLRSLLVGVREGDGLRYMGRVGTGFSAELSKTLLPALKAQASDDNPFTGKTAPRRGRDIHWLKPVLVAEIEHGGITEGGNVRQAAYKGLREDKTAAEVTAEPQAPASAPKAAKAPIAAKPRGKEKVIVAGVTLSNPDKVLWPEHDGQRAITKADLARYVEAAAERILPHVADRPVSIIRAPEGVGGETFFQRHAMPGHNPRLKLIDVKERKPYVAVADVGGLVAVAQSGGLELHPWGCKPGDPETPEQITFDLDPDEGLNFDDVIEAALLLKPRLEALGFAAFVKTTGGKGLHVVVPIKTDARSRIEWDGCKALAKAVSEAMRREHPERFTTTLAKKARGGKIFLDYLRNGRMATAVAPWSPRARPGAGIAFPLSWSQVKPGLDPRAYTLLTAPALLKKADPWKDFRASAASARPAMKTLGV; encoded by the coding sequence ATGCGCGGCGAACTGGATACCTACAAGGCCAAGCGGAACTTCTCAGCCACGCCCGAGCCGGAAGGGCGCAAAGGATCGTCCAAGGCCGCGACCCGCCGCTATCTGATCCAGCGGCATGCGGCCACGCGCCTGCACTACGACTTCCGCATCGAGCACGACGGCGTGCTGAAATCCTGGGCGGTGACCAAGGCTCCGTCGCGCGACCTGAAGGTCAAGCGACTGGCGGTCGAGGTCGAGGACCATCCGCTGGATTACGGATCGTTCGAGGGGACCATCCCCAAGGGCAACTATGGCGCCGGCACGGTGCAGATGTGGGACACCGGATCGTGGGAGCCGCAGGAGCCGGACCTCGACGCCGCCTTCGCCAAGGGCCAGATCAAGATGGTGCTGCACGGCGAGCGCCTGCAGGGCAAATGGGCCCTGATCCGCATGAAGACTGATCGCGGCAAGCCATCGAAGCGCAACAACTGGCTGCTGATCAAGGAACGCGACGACTTCACTGTCGAAGGCGAAGGCGACGCCCTGATGGAGATCGACACCTCCATCACCACGGGCCGCACCCTGGCCGAGATCACGGAAGGCGCGCCGCCGCATACGTCCGCTTCGACCAAGACCGCCGCCAGGCCGAAAAAGACGCGCGCAGCCAGAGCCGCGACCTCATCCGGTCCGCGCGACTTCCTGCCGATCCAATTCGCCAAGGTCGTGGACCATCCGCCGCCCGCAAAGGGGTGGGCCCACGAGATCAAGTTCGACGGCTATCGCATCCAGATCGGCGTGGGCGGCGGCCGCGCAACCATGCGGACCCGAAAGGGTCTGGACTGGAGCGACAAGTTCCCGGTCTTGGCCACGCAGGCGGCGTCCTGGCCGGAGGGGGTCGTCGACGGAGAACTCTGCGCCCTGGGCGACGAGGGCACGCCCGACTTCTCCGCGCTTCAAGCCGCGATATCGGACGGCAAGACCGACCGCCTTATCTACTTCGCCTTCGACCTGCTGTTCGATGGCGATGAGGATCTGCGCGATCTGCCCCTGTCACACCGCAAGGCGCGGCTGCAGGCCTATGTCGACCGTGTGGGCGATACCGGCCCCAACCTGCGTTTCGTCGAGCATTTCGCCTCATCCGGCGAGGCGGTGCTGAAAAGCGCCTGCCGCATGGAGCTGGAAGGCGTCATCTCCAAGAAGCTGGACGACCCTTACCGCGCGGGCCGCACCGCCTCCTGGGTCAAGTCCAAGTGCCGCGGGCGCGACGAGGTGGTGATCGGCGGCTGGTCGTCGGAAGGCGGCGCCCGGCTGCGCTCCCTGCTGGTCGGCGTGCGCGAGGGCGATGGCCTGCGCTACATGGGCCGCGTCGGGACCGGTTTCTCGGCTGAACTGTCCAAGACGCTGCTCCCTGCGCTGAAGGCGCAAGCCTCGGACGACAATCCCTTCACCGGCAAGACCGCGCCCCGCCGTGGCCGCGACATCCACTGGCTGAAACCTGTGCTGGTCGCCGAGATTGAGCACGGCGGCATCACCGAAGGCGGCAATGTGCGCCAGGCCGCCTACAAGGGTCTGCGCGAGGACAAGACGGCGGCCGAGGTCACGGCCGAACCGCAGGCTCCCGCCAGCGCGCCCAAGGCCGCGAAAGCGCCGATCGCCGCAAAGCCGCGTGGCAAGGAAAAGGTCATCGTCGCGGGCGTGACCCTGTCCAATCCCGACAAGGTGCTGTGGCCCGAGCATGACGGACAGAGGGCCATCACCAAGGCCGACCTCGCCCGCTACGTCGAGGCGGCGGCCGAGCGCATCCTGCCGCACGTCGCCGACCGACCGGTCTCCATCATCCGGGCGCCCGAGGGCGTGGGCGGCGAAACCTTTTTCCAGCGCCACGCCATGCCGGGCCACAATCCGCGCCTGAAGCTGATCGACGTCAAGGAGCGCAAGCCTTACGTCGCGGTGGCCGATGTCGGCGGTCTGGTCGCCGTCGCCCAATCCGGCGGGCTGGAACTGCATCCCTGGGGCTGCAAGCCTGGCGATCCCGAAACGCCCGAGCAGATCACCTTCGATCTGGACCCGGATGAGGGGCTGAACTTCGACGACGTGATCGAAGCCGCTTTGCTGCTGAAGCCGCGTCTCGAGGCGCTGGGCTTTGCGGCCTTCGTGAAGACCACAGGCGGCAAGGGCCTGCACGTCGTCGTGCCCATCAAGACCGACGCACGCAGCCGCATCGAATGGGACGGGTGCAAGGCCCTCGCCAAGGCCGTGTCGGAAGCCATGCGCCGCGAGCACCCCGAACGCTTCACCACCACCCTGGCCAAGAAGGCGCGCGGGGGAAAGATCTTCCTCGACTACCTGCGCAACGGCCGCATGGCCACGGCCGTCGCGCCCTGGTCGCCCCGCGCCCGCCCCGGCGCCGGCATCGCCTTTCCCCTGTCGTGGAGCCAGGTGAAACCCGGGCTGGACCCGCGCGCCTACACCCTGCTCACCGCACCCGCCCTCTTGAAAAAGGCCGATCCGTGGAAGGACTTCCGAGCCTCGGCCGCCTCGGCGCGCCCCGCGATGAAGACGCTGGGCGTCTGA
- a CDS encoding DUF350 domain-containing protein yields the protein MFDWMTFQAGAISFLVAFVTAGAFTVAFKLIYQWITPYHERTLIRQGNQAAAVTLGGALIGYVLPLASALSHTVSLAEFVAWAALAGVIQIVTFVVVSRLAFRNLASRVEAGDMAAALYLAAISICVGLLNAACMTT from the coding sequence ATGTTCGACTGGATGACGTTTCAGGCGGGGGCGATCTCGTTCCTCGTCGCCTTTGTGACGGCGGGCGCCTTCACGGTCGCCTTTAAGCTGATCTACCAATGGATCACGCCTTATCATGAGCGCACCCTGATCCGTCAGGGCAACCAGGCCGCGGCGGTGACGCTGGGCGGCGCCCTGATCGGCTATGTGCTGCCGCTGGCCTCGGCCCTGTCGCACACGGTCAGCCTGGCCGAGTTCGTGGCGTGGGCGGCGCTGGCCGGCGTGATCCAGATCGTGACCTTTGTCGTTGTCAGCCGCCTGGCCTTTCGCAATCTGGCCAGCCGGGTCGAGGCTGGCGACATGGCGGCCGCGCTGTATCTGGCGGCCATCTCCATCTGCGTCGGCCTGTTGAACGCCGCCTGCATGACCACCTGA
- a CDS encoding potassium channel family protein: protein MMLARLRLARVFDQAFHVMADLQWTMLAVLILVHALASWELLVLAGETELTEPATFFYWYATTAYTVGYGDLSPQETAGRLVVALWIFPGAIAAFTTVVAKVLGAIGDVWRRRRSGKGDYSRMTDTIVLIGYHPVRTPKMIDELCAELAREQTLVLLTRQALSEPDERVRYVQTESLTSPAALTRAGLAGASRVLIYTDSDSDTLAATLAAGACAPEAAHIVCYFDNEDSARLVRQHCIRAEVVLSSGPEMLARAARDPGASQVISALTSHLDEGATLFSLTWSAVDASWRDLARRCLDAGATLLAHQPADRAEPAFNPPAEACVSPGDRLFYVAAARLDPAVLSG, encoded by the coding sequence ATGATGCTGGCGAGGCTGAGACTGGCGCGCGTGTTCGACCAGGCGTTCCACGTCATGGCCGACCTGCAATGGACCATGCTCGCCGTGCTGATCCTTGTCCACGCACTGGCGTCGTGGGAGCTGCTGGTGCTGGCCGGCGAGACAGAGCTGACGGAGCCGGCGACCTTTTTCTACTGGTATGCGACCACGGCCTATACAGTCGGCTACGGCGATCTTAGCCCGCAAGAGACCGCGGGGCGGCTGGTGGTGGCGTTGTGGATTTTTCCCGGCGCGATCGCGGCCTTCACCACGGTGGTCGCCAAGGTGCTGGGCGCCATCGGCGACGTCTGGCGCAGGCGCCGCTCCGGAAAGGGAGACTATTCGAGGATGACCGACACCATCGTCCTGATCGGCTACCATCCGGTGCGCACGCCCAAGATGATCGACGAGCTTTGCGCCGAACTGGCCCGTGAGCAGACGCTGGTTCTGCTGACGCGTCAGGCGCTGAGCGAGCCGGACGAGCGCGTGCGCTATGTCCAGACCGAGAGCCTGACCTCGCCGGCGGCGCTGACGCGGGCCGGACTGGCGGGCGCCAGCCGGGTGCTGATCTATACCGACAGCGACAGCGACACCCTCGCGGCGACGTTGGCGGCGGGCGCCTGCGCGCCTGAGGCGGCCCACATCGTCTGCTATTTCGACAACGAGGACAGCGCGCGTCTGGTGCGCCAGCACTGCATACGCGCCGAGGTGGTGCTGTCTTCCGGACCCGAGATGCTGGCCAGAGCCGCGCGCGATCCGGGCGCCAGCCAGGTCATCAGCGCCCTGACCAGCCACCTGGACGAGGGCGCGACCCTGTTCAGCCTGACGTGGTCGGCGGTCGACGCCTCCTGGCGCGACCTGGCGCGGCGCTGCCTGGACGCCGGGGCCACGCTTCTGGCGCATCAGCCGGCCGACAGGGCCGAGCCGGCGTTCAATCCGCCGGCCGAGGCGTGCGTCTCTCCAGGGGATCGGCTGTTCTATGTCGCGGCGGCAAGGCTCGATCCCGCCGTTTTGTCGGGCTAA
- a CDS encoding DUF3606 domain-containing protein — protein MAGLKDKRGFIDKDRLDLSERQAVEYWMKRWGVTRDQITAAHRKVGRMTKDIAAELGKKR, from the coding sequence ATGGCGGGCTTGAAGGATAAACGCGGCTTCATCGACAAGGACCGCCTGGACCTGTCCGAGCGTCAGGCCGTCGAATACTGGATGAAGCGGTGGGGCGTCACACGCGACCAGATCACCGCCGCCCACCGCAAGGTCGGCCGCATGACCAAGGACATCGCGGCCGAACTGGGCAAGAAGCGCTAA
- a CDS encoding glutathionylspermidine synthase family protein, whose product MERTRPTPRPGWQALAEQVGFTWHHDSGKPYWDESVAYRFTLPEIEDGIEAPTAELHAMCLDLVAEAVESERLMTLLDIPEASRDYVADSWKRSDPSLYGRFDFAYDGQGPAKLYEYNADTPTSVYETAVFQWLWLEEQMSTGALPANADQFNSLHEKLVERFRTIFPNGGFVHFSSDADFVEDRQTVRFLEDLAKQAGLDPEFVPIDHIGLNADGRFVDQNNYLIQAMFKLYPWEQMLRDDYAEPLPRAEMTVLEPAWKAILSNKGILPLLWERHAGHPNLLEAYFESDPQHEKLGSSYVRKPLFSREGANVALVDKGRRAKVLEGGYGDQPHIRQALHAPPRFDGAYVIVGSWLVGDQPAGIGLREDRGRITRNTSRFVPHYIV is encoded by the coding sequence ATGGAACGGACGCGACCGACGCCCAGGCCCGGCTGGCAGGCGCTGGCCGAGCAGGTCGGCTTCACCTGGCACCACGACAGCGGCAAGCCCTATTGGGACGAGTCGGTCGCCTACCGCTTCACCCTGCCCGAGATCGAGGACGGCATCGAAGCGCCGACCGCCGAGTTGCACGCCATGTGCCTCGATCTTGTGGCCGAGGCGGTCGAGAGCGAGCGGCTGATGACCCTGCTCGACATTCCCGAGGCCTCGCGGGACTATGTGGCGGACAGCTGGAAGCGCAGCGATCCGTCCCTCTACGGCCGCTTCGACTTCGCCTATGACGGCCAAGGACCGGCCAAGCTGTACGAATACAACGCCGACACGCCCACCAGCGTCTATGAAACGGCCGTCTTCCAGTGGCTGTGGCTGGAAGAGCAGATGTCGACGGGCGCCCTGCCCGCCAACGCCGACCAGTTCAACAGCCTGCACGAGAAGCTGGTCGAGCGTTTTCGCACGATCTTCCCGAACGGCGGGTTTGTGCACTTTTCCTCAGACGCCGACTTCGTGGAGGACCGCCAGACGGTTCGCTTCCTCGAAGATCTGGCCAAACAGGCGGGTCTCGATCCGGAGTTCGTGCCCATCGATCACATCGGCCTGAACGCCGACGGCCGGTTCGTGGACCAGAACAACTATCTGATCCAGGCGATGTTCAAGCTCTACCCGTGGGAGCAGATGCTGCGCGACGACTACGCCGAGCCCCTGCCCCGCGCAGAGATGACGGTGCTGGAGCCGGCCTGGAAGGCGATCCTGTCGAACAAGGGCATTCTGCCGCTGCTTTGGGAGCGCCACGCCGGCCATCCCAATCTGCTGGAAGCCTATTTCGAAAGCGATCCCCAGCACGAAAAGCTTGGCTCCTCCTACGTCCGAAAGCCGCTGTTCTCGCGCGAGGGCGCCAACGTCGCCCTGGTGGACAAGGGGCGCCGGGCCAAGGTGCTGGAGGGCGGCTACGGCGACCAGCCGCACATCCGCCAGGCCCTGCACGCGCCCCCGCGCTTCGACGGCGCCTACGTCATCGTCGGCAGCTGGCTGGTGGGCGACCAGCCGGCCGGCATCGGCCTGCGCGAGGATCGCGGGCGGATCACGCGCAACACCTCCCGTTTCGTGCCGCACTACATCGTCTGA
- a CDS encoding PspA/IM30 family protein → MSMLSKLSALFRGTAHEAGQAVVDQNALRILDQEIRDADNAQSKARDDLAGLVARRRSAENELQSLGDQIAKYESSARAALGRGNSDLAREVAQRIAELEGEITTRSPQVEDMKTAETRLRQTIGATDQKIQTLKREIDIVKVNDSVQRAQSAVALQSQGAHSRIGSAADSLQRIKQRQSVQEERLRVSQEFEDRRTGADLDAKLRDAGILPGSSNADDVLARLTQQEVKVVTPQITQQAEKSPVERD, encoded by the coding sequence ATGTCCATGTTGAGCAAACTGTCCGCCCTGTTCCGCGGCACCGCCCACGAGGCCGGTCAGGCCGTGGTCGACCAGAACGCCCTGCGCATTCTCGACCAGGAGATCCGCGACGCCGACAACGCCCAGAGCAAGGCGCGTGACGACCTCGCCGGTCTGGTCGCCCGCCGCCGCTCGGCCGAGAACGAGCTCCAGAGCCTGGGCGACCAGATCGCCAAATACGAAAGCTCGGCGCGCGCCGCGCTCGGTCGAGGCAACAGCGACCTGGCCCGCGAGGTGGCCCAGCGCATCGCCGAACTGGAAGGCGAAATCACCACTCGTTCGCCCCAGGTCGAGGACATGAAGACGGCCGAAACGCGTCTTCGCCAGACCATCGGCGCCACGGACCAGAAAATTCAGACGCTGAAGCGCGAGATCGACATCGTAAAGGTCAACGACTCGGTGCAGCGCGCCCAGTCGGCCGTCGCCCTTCAGTCCCAAGGCGCGCATTCGCGCATCGGCTCGGCCGCCGACAGCCTGCAACGGATCAAGCAGCGCCAGTCCGTTCAGGAAGAGCGGCTGCGGGTCAGCCAGGAGTTCGAGGATCGTCGTACCGGCGCCGACCTGGACGCCAAGCTGCGCGACGCCGGCATCCTGCCCGGCTCGTCCAACGCCGACGATGTTCTGGCCCGCCTGACCCAGCAGGAGGTCAAGGTGGTCACGCCCCAGATCACCCAGCAGGCCGAAAAGTCGCCGGTCGAGCGCGACTGA
- a CDS encoding DUF2491 family protein, whose translation MFKRLFGQSTPETPDRLAVVRNITVGRTVRLDPLAWRRMEGESLFTLDRDALEITAQGSVELDGGQFVHRFYTDDHVMLQGMSDDATGAVSYDFTLYIPWSSAYPPNDAARRRWKDRLSEPVFDGTAEEVGQWPRFWFAESDARQPPVSFWEEIHDDRKAVTPYARIFQTCMLYARDVPGGRELMLAIEQEPERKAGRTADVTHEIMVGIPLELAEFDA comes from the coding sequence ATGTTCAAGCGTCTGTTTGGCCAATCCACGCCCGAAACGCCCGACCGTCTGGCGGTGGTGCGCAACATCACCGTGGGGCGAACGGTGCGGCTCGACCCCTTGGCATGGCGGCGGATGGAGGGCGAGAGCCTGTTCACCCTGGACCGCGACGCCCTGGAGATCACCGCGCAGGGATCGGTCGAACTGGACGGTGGCCAGTTCGTGCATCGCTTCTACACCGACGACCACGTCATGCTGCAGGGCATGAGCGACGACGCGACGGGCGCGGTGTCCTACGACTTCACGCTCTATATCCCCTGGTCGTCGGCCTATCCGCCGAACGATGCGGCGCGCAGGCGCTGGAAGGATCGGCTGAGCGAGCCGGTGTTCGACGGAACGGCGGAGGAGGTGGGTCAGTGGCCGCGCTTCTGGTTCGCCGAAAGCGACGCGCGGCAGCCGCCGGTCAGCTTCTGGGAAGAGATCCATGACGACCGCAAGGCCGTCACCCCCTATGCACGCATCTTCCAGACCTGCATGCTGTATGCGCGCGACGTGCCCGGCGGGCGCGAGCTGATGCTGGCGATCGAGCAGGAGCCCGAGCGGAAAGCCGGCCGCACCGCCGACGTCACGCACGAGATCATGGTCGGCATCCCGCTGGAGCTGGCCGAATTCGACGCCTGA
- a CDS encoding Ku protein, protein MAARPTWQGHLKLSLVTCPVAMYTATTKTNDISFHLINPETNNRIRMVPTDPDTGPIERSELVKGYEVSKDEYVLFDDADFDKVKLESTRTISIDKFVDEHEIDRLYWDDPFYIVPEKGVGAEAFAVIREAMKSAGKIALGCLVLRGRERQLALEVRDKGLIAYTLRAHDEVRAADDYFDDIPSVKADKDMVDIAARIIGQKEGDFDPADFTDRYDDALREMIKAKQKGGKGVVEAPEPDDTNVIDLMAALRASLQGSASGGAAKKPAKKTATKSSTSEKAEPEKPAAKKARAKKTTAGKKAA, encoded by the coding sequence ATGGCCGCGCGTCCTACCTGGCAAGGGCATCTGAAGCTGTCGCTCGTGACCTGTCCGGTCGCGATGTACACGGCCACGACCAAGACCAACGACATCAGCTTTCACCTGATCAACCCCGAGACCAACAACCGCATCCGCATGGTGCCGACCGATCCGGACACCGGGCCGATCGAGCGCAGCGAGCTGGTCAAGGGCTATGAGGTGTCCAAGGACGAATACGTGCTGTTCGACGACGCCGACTTCGACAAGGTGAAGCTGGAAAGCACCCGCACCATCTCGATCGACAAGTTCGTCGACGAGCACGAGATCGACCGCCTGTACTGGGACGACCCCTTCTACATCGTGCCGGAAAAGGGCGTGGGGGCCGAGGCCTTCGCGGTGATCCGCGAGGCGATGAAGTCGGCGGGCAAGATCGCGCTGGGCTGCCTGGTGCTGCGCGGGCGCGAGCGGCAACTGGCGCTGGAGGTGCGCGACAAGGGCCTGATCGCCTACACCCTGCGCGCGCACGACGAGGTGCGCGCCGCCGACGATTATTTCGACGACATTCCCTCGGTCAAGGCCGACAAGGACATGGTCGATATCGCCGCCCGCATTATCGGCCAGAAGGAAGGCGACTTCGATCCCGCCGATTTCACCGACCGCTACGACGATGCGCTGCGCGAGATGATCAAGGCCAAGCAGAAAGGCGGCAAGGGCGTGGTCGAGGCCCCCGAGCCCGACGACACCAACGTCATCGACCTGATGGCGGCGCTTCGCGCCAGCCTGCAGGGCTCGGCCAGCGGCGGCGCTGCAAAGAAGCCCGCCAAGAAGACCGCCACGAAGAGCTCGACCTCTGAAAAGGCAGAACCCGAGAAACCTGCAGCCAAGAAGGCGCGCGCGAAAAAGACAACGGCGGGGAAGAAGGCGGCCTGA